Within Populus trichocarpa isolate Nisqually-1 chromosome 6, P.trichocarpa_v4.1, whole genome shotgun sequence, the genomic segment AAACCAGAAAAATGTTGTGAGCAGACCTCATTTGGATATAGAGCTCCTGGGCTTCGAGATGGATCGAAGCCGCTCCATCCTTCAATCCCATCATTATTTCTTGTCACTAAGAACCTTTCTGGTTCAAATTCGTTAGGATTGTCCCAAAAATATGGAGATCTATGGAGATTATAGACCTAAATGAACAAGTACGTACCAGTAAACTTACATAGAGCATGCTAAAGTAgaagaaggaagtaaaatactGAAGTTTCACAGTGCAATGAATTCTAAAGCGTTAATGACAATGGAACCAAAACAGATGGCAATAGAAATGCTTCAACTTACCGATACAAAGATATCAGTCCCAGCAGGAATTGCATAACCGTCTTTGTCTCCTTTGTATCCTCCTGTGCAATTTAAGTCTCTTGCTTAATTCAAATGTTGCATATTAATTTTCAGGAATCAGTCTGGCTACTATTTATCCTATGGTTACCAGTAAGAAATACCTGGCAAAACATCTGGTTTGAGGGAGCGTCTAATCAGCAATGGTGGCTGAGGATACAAACGAAGAGACTCCACCACAATAAGTCGAATGTACCTGAAAGCATGGAAGAAAAGTATTGCGAAAAAATTATGTGTATATTCATTTGATATGAATgtctattaatttttaaaaactatacaGGAAAATGCACAACCTGGTTTTTGGAACACAGCCACTAGTGAATATAAACAAGTTTGCATGAGCACGTATAAAGGAAGACTCACTTCAACTGTTTAATCAACTCGAAAGTCAGCCTCCCCTGACCCAGCACTTGATCAATCTCTGCTTGAGCTTTCTTCATTTTGGAGGGATTCTGCAATTTCAGAAATAGTGTAAATCAGACAGACAGCAGCTTGTAGTGGatgaaagaaattatgaagCAAAACCCATAAGAGATAAGGCATTACTTCACTGAAACAGTACGAGACACTGCACAAAATTTGTTTGGGAAGAGTCATACCTGTGCAAGAAGGAAAACAGCCCAAGTAAGCACTGCAGCTGTTGTTTCATGCCCCGCGATGAGCATTGTCATCAAGTCATCTCTTAGCtgtaagaaagaaaaggaataaaagtTGGTAAACCATGGATAGTTGTATGAATTTCATGACTACGTCAAATTCCAAATATTGTACACATGCACAAAAGGGGATACAATCCCAGAACTGGCCATCTACAATCGATCATAAATGCATAAAACAATTTGGATTCATGAGGATGTGAACGATATAGATACcccaatcaaattaattttgtggTTATCAACATCAGAACAAGAAAATATTCACCTGACGGTCATCAACATCAGCTCCCCGCATATCAACTAGAAATCGTAGAAGACTTGCATCCTGCAAACTTTACAGTTACAATGCAGgactcaaataattttttttcttcaaaatttggCAAAATAACTACCCATCTttctttaaatcaaataaatgcaACTAGCATCTGTTTGATACAGCTCTGTAGAATATGCCCACCTTCAGATTTGAGTAGTCCCTTTGCTGCAGTTTCTCAACATCTGTTTCCTATCAAACAAGGCAACAAAGATCAAGATAGAAGCACAATATTTTTCTCCATATTGTTTTAGCTCATCCTAAAGCCCACAAGCATCCAGCACAAATCATATTAatcttcatctttatttatCATGCAGTTGGATTGTTTCTTACCTGTCTGGTCTCTTTCGCATTTCGTATGAGTCCATCAAGGCACTCATTGATAACTTTGAGATCTTTCTGAAACTTCCTTTGTCTGGGGACTAACCACCTTGCTAGAGGAAATTTCCAGTAAGGAACGTAGAAAGTGGATCTATGCTCAGCTTCAAAAAGAGCACCATACACTGCCTGTGATAAGTTTTAAAAGGGTTAATCATAAAACTTCAGCATCCAATGTCGCTGACATCAACGCAAAATCATTACATTGCTAGtggaaaaaatcatgataaactatagccaatttaaaaattataacttcAATACTTCAGTTGAAATAAGTCAACGAAACTatcttaaaactaatttttttgtcACCAGATCAACACTGGCACAACAAACAAATATGTAAAAGATAGCAGGTTGAAAATGCAtcattatgataatattttcacCAACCTTAATCACGGGTGATTCCTTTGTAACTGAACCAAAGTCATAGTTGAAGACACCAAGGCCAATAATATCAAGAGCTAAACTTGAAAACTCTGCTTCAAGATCCAACTCAACTGTCTTCTTGCCATGCAAGTCCTCTCCTTCAAGAAGTTCGTCAATTTTCAATACTGATCTTTCTGAACATTGAGTGAATACCTTGACCATAGCTTCCAAGTACAAGGCATGAAACCCAGGAGCAATTACTAAATAAGCAAAAGAAGAAGCTTTAATTAGAAATACTTATACTGACTTCATTATGAAACTCATTAAAGGCGGTTGTAgctcaaaataaacattttccAATTGACTTCAGCAATTAAGCCAAATTGACAAGTTTTTGgagtttaaggactaaattcAACATTTCAGGTGACAAGGACTAACGAGAATGAATACAAGCCAAAATCTGTTCTCATTATTTAGGAAAAACTGAGGCAATAATGGAAGTTATGGCAGAATTGGCACAGCAACAGTCCTAATTATTTAGGAAAAACTGGGGCAATAATGGAAGTTACGGGCTTgatctaattttatttgttatttaggAAAGTTATTTTAATGGAGATGAGCCAAATTCTATTCtcaaaatatatgttattttaagtTTGATGTCTTTTGATCCAATTTTTACTTTAACTAAATGTCTGAGAATCTGCCTTTGTTTGATTGAGGTTGTTGTCGACTCCTCACATATTGagttttaagaataataaagaATCTTCCAGTTCTTTGAAAGAAGGGGGATATTTATAGTGGTAACAAAAGCGGAATTAGATCATGAATAGCCAAGAAATAccaatcaactaaaaattaattcaagacaCCAATTTTAGGCAGTGCATTGGACATCAGGATTCTAGCTGACACCATTATTCTTTTACTATTATTGTTCTTCCCACTAAAAAAACCGACGTCATTGCTGAAGAACAACTTGGCACAATATATCTGATTATCAGTTCAACACAACAATTCTACTAAATTAACAGATGACTTACCAGAGGCAAAACTGGAATTGACTAACAATTATCAGAAAGACTAACTAACACGAGCTCAAAATCCATTTGGGACTCAATGACTAGCAGAGGTAAACAGTCCAAATACAAGAGTGACAACTTGCTCACCTTTTCTCCTTAGCTTCCATGTGTCAAAGTCAGCAGGTATAAGTCCTTTTCCCATTATTGGTTCTAGGATATCGGCGAGAATTCcctaattaaaacattaaagtctcaaaaacaaacaatataacAAAAAGTAATCAAGTGCTAGAACGTGATTTAATAAGAAgattgaaaaatccaaaacgACAAAAGCATTATTGAAGCCTAACTATAGGTAGACAAATGCACCATCATTCTCCCCAAAGATTCGTGGAAACAAATATTTCcagatcttttttttgttttggattagcACTAGGTATCCGAGCCGAGACCCGACTAATCCTAGGGGTGCACAGGCCCTCGGCAAGGAGTTTCTCACAAGTGCACCACGGTTAGTTCATGGGTTTTGCCCAAGTCCGATGGCCCCATGGAATCGTTTGCACTTGGCAAGAGTCGAACTTGGGATCTTGGACAGGAGCACACTGCCAAGTCCCAGTTCTTCTCCGCTAGGTGAACCCCATGAGGTTCATTTCCAGATCATATCACATACCAGCTACTTTAGAAGCACCAATTTTCTTTCAAACCTCTATATGTACCCAAAGGCATATAAATCTCATCATTTAAGTTTCCAATGTTATAATGGATTTCTTTTCTTGGTCATATATCTCACCGATGGATTCATGtctcaattgaaattttttcatgCATGACCTTTGTCACTGTAAATTCAAAAGGAagcaagaaaactaaaataatttacagGACAGGGTCTATTCCAGCcagcaaaatataaaacaataccTTGTCATAAGAGAATGCGTTTTCTCGAAGAATATGTCTTGCTACAATGGGGTCTGATACAACAACAAATGCTTTTGGCCCAAAGGCAAGTTTATACACAGATCCATGCTGCCacatgaattagaataataagTTAGGACATCAGATATGAATAAGCAATGCATGACCAAAGACAAAAAATCCTTAACAATGTGCTGTTGTCTCATTGAACAATGCAGTCATTGTGCGGCTACAAGTATTACCGGAAGCCCAATAACAGAAACATCAGAAAAGATCAAAATTCTTTTTCCTTGgctaattaaagaattaatattcAAATTGAAGAACCATCCACAAACATGCTCATGAAATGGAAAGTAGTCGAGTACCTCTATGAACCAATCATATAGTGAGAAACAAGTATTACCAGCAGCCAATAACAGAAACATGAGAAAAGAtcgcaattatttttttcttggctcaTTAAAGGATCAATATTCAAATTGAAGAATCATCCACAGACAATCTCATGAAACGGAAAGTAGCTGAGTACCTCTATGAACCAATCAAACAGTGAGAAGAAGAGGGGACGACTGAACAAATCAGATACTGCACCTTCAGCTATAGGCATTGACCCTAGATTTCCCCCACTTAACAAATTGGTAAGCAGGTTGCTAGCTTTGTCCAAAGGGTTCCTGGTTTTCGGCTCTTCAGTGCTGGTCGACTGGCATCTATATTACAATAACACATAACAAATTCACCATGGACACAATCAGTTTAATAAATTGCTTTGAtacaacaaaaagaagaaaaacatgaatTCAACTGGCTAATGCttctaaaatttgaaaaatcaaaatatccaatttcatatatatttttttaaataggtcCCATTTCCATTCTCCTTATAATCTACAGAAGTCTCTCAAATAACAACCAAGCCAAGCAATGAAAAAGATGAAAGTTTTGATTCAGACATGTCTGCTTCAAACTTCAGACATAAAGAGAATTAAAAGAAACAGTGGAAAAGCTAAAGCTTCAAGAGAATACAAAAACTTGACAGACACCTCACTGTTTTACCATGGAATTTGCTAGGCAGAGAAAGGAAAGTTCAAGTCTTTCTTTCACTCCCTCTTGTAATCTGCCTCAAATTTCTAAACCCGGTCACCACTTCCCACAAATTCCTCAGTATCCAATCAATCTTTGATAAACTTAACACGCACAACACAAAATACTGAATGGAATACCTGATAAGAGGAGACCCTTTAGTCTTGGAGCTGAGAAATCTTGAGATGCCCACAGCTCCAAAATCATTTCTTTGCAAGTAATTGCCATTGCTGGTAGTGAAGGGGAGCTGTAAGGGAGAAGTGGAAGTTGCTGTTAaagacattgtttttatttttctgagaATTGTAATGACACTGACACTAGCTGATACCTTGTCAGGATAACTAATACTAAACACAATCAAATAGGTGGTGTGGTGACCACATGAGCTCTGCCTTGACCTAACACGGCGGGCATTatcattgaatttaaaattattaataagatttggaatatatatatatatatatatatatatatatatatatatatatatatatatatatatatatgagaggattgaaattgtattaagaaaaaaacagtaaaaatcaAATGCATCATTAATTGACTCTATTATtatataaagggaaaaaaatgaattttagtcTTCTATGATCCTAAGATGATATTTGGAAAAACAACAAGAGTTATATCACGACAATAACTATTAAGCATTAATAACTCTCactcttataaatatattaggtAAGATTAACgaaaaaaacaatagttaattctaaaaaaatttatttatctaaataagttaaatttagACATTGAATAACaatacattaattattattatttaataataataataattagggataatcattttcagttcggttcggtttttataaaaaaaaaagtaactaaaccgaatttttttaaaaaaaccaaaaccggtttcgattcggttcggttttttttgacaaataccggtttggcttgatttttttttgtttttttcggtttgatttCGGTTCGGTTGTTTcgatttcaggcttataaaaccgaaaccgaactggtcggttttttcaaaattttaatcggtttaatcattttttttcacggttttgttttttcagttatttttttttaattttctcagtttaatcagttttttttatttccactcactcctaataataatatatcataaattaGTACTGGTGGAGAAGAAGATGctgtatagaaaaagaaacgTGAGGGTATGTTGTATGCGTATCTGGTTTAgccttcacttttctttttctacttaCCAAATATATTCACAAGAGAGTGAGAGTTATTGATGTTTAGTAGTTATTATCGGGATCtacctcttttatttatttttatatatatatatatatatatatatatatatatattatcttatgatttatttttttatataataataaagtcGATTAACGATGCATTTTTATTGACTAATAAAATGGCTTATTGGTTGAAACGACGTTGTGCCAAATTCTCTACATGTCTGTGATTGGAGAGGAAATTAACGTGACGAGCATATTTTCTCTTATTGGTGCTTACATGGGCTGTTAGGCGTAGTTGATAAAAAACGGAGCCTGACCTATTTTCTCTTATGTATGCTAGGGGTAAAATTGTCAGTTCCTAGAACAACACGTGACCAGGCGACCCGTTGAGGCCAATGGTTGTTTAAATACTGATGTGAATATAGATGGAGGAGACCAAGCCTTGCGGGCTGCGGCTCACTATACAGCAAGtagactcaataaaaaaaacttaattttaaacttaataaACACTAACATATACTACTTTGATACTCAGGGTTTTGATTCTTTAATATGgagtttaatattattgaattttataatttattttgatttattttatgtgaggttttttcagttttataatccgagtttgacaagttaactcgggttgattcgagttgttttttgtgtttttttaattaattttttcttgattttatcctttaatattaggttgattgagaattgaacttggAGTTATTTTAATAGGTAAACTCTTGTtgatttgagatatttttttaattggtatttttctaaatttaattttttaacattaaattaattaaaaattaaattgtataatttttttatttattcttctaaaaaattattataatccgGTCACCCGAATCACGGCTGATCCTCGTTGCCtcattctttaattaaaaacctCGTGGAAGCGCTGCACAGAACATGTGCTCTCACATTCAAAGaaggaaatttaaaaaaaccgtACACCATGCTTGCTTTTGAAGTGGAAGTATTTgaagataatatataatatagaaGCAGCAAGTTGTCTTTTAATGTGATGAGTCAAAGAGTAAATGATTTTGCTGAAACACTTCTCTTCCCTTTCGGCATGAAACTTTTGGCCTGGCTTGGCTGGCTGCAATCTTTCTTCAAAGAAGACGAAAGAATTGAAttagatattaatatttaattcatcCTGTTTTTGTTCTTcacaaaaccctaaattaataGTCTAAAATTATCCTATTATTGATCGATCTTACATTATAAATAAACTTATGGGGGTTCAAAGCTCCATGAATAGTCTTGCATCCCGAGGCAACAAATCTTCTCTCCCTAGAGGGGCAAAAaaaactcttcttcttcttcttcctcctcctcttccttttCAAGTCTTACTCTGCTAATACACACAACACATGCAGCCTCGtaatattctttttcttcaccACTAATGCTAACTTAAACATGATCAAATAATCcccttgaatcttttttttttaaaaaaaacaaaaaactagcTCTGCAGGTGTTCTAGATACTCAAGTCTACGCCTCTCAATTCATCACAATCTTACAATTAATCTTGAGAAACAAATTGAGAAGAACATAATCTCtctatatataatgtttttaccaacccatcaatatatatatgtgtgtgtgtgtgtgtgtgtgtgtgtgtgtgtgtgtacgtAGTTGACAAGCTCCATCAGAGaagaaaactcaaattaaaGCGTATCTAACCCCAAGAAGAATTTCCCACCTGCCCCTCTTTTTGGttgacgaagaagaagacaatgggTTCGTTAATTTGCTATGTAGAAAAACAGAGAAGATAATTTTGTAGTCTTCTTTACTTCTATcccatcaaattaatttcttgtaCCAACCTGAGTAGATGAAATATAGATATATAGCTGAGATCTTATCTACCCCTCtcaaaaaaaaggggaaaaaaaatcatattcaattcaaaggCATGCTAATTATTAACAGGTTCATGTCgacaatttattttgtaaatggAAACCAGATCTGTCAACAGTGATACCATCCCATGAGAGACTGGTgtaaagtttaataaaaaagaaagaagaaaataaataaatctggcTCTAAGTCATAATTAacacataatttattaaatattacataataaatgtttttaatattgaaaccaTTGAATCATTCTTAGTTAACCTTCATTCCATTGAAAAACAAACGGTGTaatgtttaagaaaataaaataaaaataaattttgcttttaatcaCTGTAAGGGTGTTTGGGAGCACGGTAAAGATTGTTTTTCagagtatttttttacttaaaaatgtattgaaataatattttttaaaaattatttttgacatcagcacataaAAAAGATCtagaaatactaaaaaatattaatttaaagtaaaaaattgaattaaattttaataaaaaaacaggtttATTCTCGGTAAAAAACATCCGATGacacaaaattatttataaaaaaactatttctctGAGGTGATATAGCTGTTGGCTGTATAAACCATTGTTGACTTGAGAAAACATGTGCATCCAATCGGCAACATTTCTACTAGTTAATTAAGGGCAGGAGATGTGTTAGACCCGTTGGCCTCTTTGTAAAATTCAAAGGTAAAAATTCTAACCTGTCAATTTTACGGGACACACAGGAGATGTTCAACAACGACCATTCACACttcatttaatttaagtttgatttttgtttgtaaGACGGGAGACATATAAGATATCAAGGTTATTAGaggataatataaaattatttttaataatttaagaggtttttttttttttttttttagggaaatTTCCTCCGCCCATGAGAGTGCTGTATATGGAGAAACTTACAGCatgtttttttgaattagttctgtctttaatttattaattgccCAAAATCGATCTATAACTAATGAATTAAGACgaattcttatatataatcattgaGAGAGGGAAGTTAATCTCAACTATATACTGTTATAATTAGCGATGTAATTGTGAAGgcaatagaaaatatatatttattaacttgGAATTAATTAAGAAGGTACATAGCTATTTCCCCTCtgaccataaaaacaaaatttgcttCTTTGAAGACTCCAACTCATCACACCCAATGTCACCTACCGCGCGCAAAGTCTTCAGCCTTCGTGGCCACCTTGAAGAGATGATCTCATCGTATTCTTGATAGAACCCTAAGAATGCTGCTTCGAGGAACCATGCAACCTCAAAAGTATTATCAGGTAGTCATTCATGCCCTTGTAAAGCATGGAGATTTTCTAGAAAGCTGCCAAAACTCACGCGCCACATCAATCTGGGAATATCCTCTTAGCAAGAATGAATGGCCGAGATCTCTCCTTCAGTCTTTCTTTGACCATGCTGAACCTCCATAAATACCATCGGCTTAAGctcattttcttccatttcaaaCTTTGCCAAGGAAAACACACACGCATATTCATAGTTTATATGTGTGTCATTGTATGCTCT encodes:
- the LOC7463654 gene encoding cytochrome P450 97B2, chloroplastic, which produces MSLTATSTSPLQLPFTTSNGNYLQRNDFGAVGISRFLSSKTKGSPLIRCQSTSTEEPKTRNPLDKASNLLTNLLSGGNLGSMPIAEGAVSDLFSRPLFFSLFDWFIEHGSVYKLAFGPKAFVVVSDPIVARHILRENAFSYDKGILADILEPIMGKGLIPADFDTWKLRRKVIAPGFHALYLEAMVKVFTQCSERSVLKIDELLEGEDLHGKKTVELDLEAEFSSLALDIIGLGVFNYDFGSVTKESPVIKAVYGALFEAEHRSTFYVPYWKFPLARWLVPRQRKFQKDLKVINECLDGLIRNAKETRQETDVEKLQQRDYSNLKDASLLRFLVDMRGADVDDRQLRDDLMTMLIAGHETTAAVLTWAVFLLAQNPSKMKKAQAEIDQVLGQGRLTFELIKQLKYIRLIVVESLRLYPQPPLLIRRSLKPDVLPGGYKGDKDGYAIPAGTDIFVSVYNLHRSPYFWDNPNEFEPERFLVTRNNDGIEGWSGFDPSRSPGALYPNEIISDFAFLPFGGGPRKCVGDQFALMESTIALTLLLQKFDVELRGSPEEVELVTGATIHTKNGLWCRLKKRSDVH